In Aspergillus oryzae RIB40 DNA, chromosome 6, one genomic interval encodes:
- a CDS encoding esterase/lipase family protein (predicted protein), with product MSSANLPVIVIVPGAFGTPQGFEKLLPYLAQAGYATHPGSYPSCNPSDPAQESAPQDIAFLRDNVLLPLLNEQGKDIVIIAHSYGGVVAGGAARGLAKGTRTAQGGAYPPFIKVDKV from the exons ATGTCATCAGCGAACCTCCCAGTGATCGTGATCGTTCCAGGTGCCTTCGGAACCCCTCAAGGCTTCGAGAAATTGCTCCCGTATCTGGCCCAAGCCGGATACGCAACACACCCAGGGTCATACCCTAGTTGCAATCCCTCCGACCCGGCCCAAGAGTCCGCTCCTCAGGACATCGCTTTCCTGCGCGACAACGTATTACTGCCTCTATTGAACGAGCAGGGTAAAgatatcgtcatcatcgcaCACTCATACGGGGGGGTTGTGGCCGGTGGGGCGGCAAGAGGACTTGCGAAGGGGACCAGAACTGCCCAAG GCGGTGCTTACCCTCCTTTTATCAAAGTCGACAAGGTATAG
- a CDS encoding alpha/beta fold hydrolase (predicted protein): protein MDVLYNDCDRALEPELATLMQPHALRAFETPATAPAWAESAFDGRRAYVRTLDDCCNPSSLQDLWLEKSQVEWEVVDLKTGHMPFVSQPRALAEHIIKFIDGFMAKWPHCWLLGPPLKFII from the exons ATGGATGTTCTGTACAATGATTGCGACCGTGCCCTGGAGCCAGAATTGGCTACGCTAATGCAGCCACACGCACTCCGAGCTTTCGAAACACCCGCCACTGCGCCAGCTTGGGCGGAGAGTGCGTTTGATGGGAGGAGAGCGTATGTGCGGACACTGGACGACTGCTGTAACCCTTCCTCGCTGCAGGATCTCTGGCTGGAGAAGTCCCAGGTCGAATGGGAAGTTGTGGACTTGAAGACCGGACATATGCCATTTGTGAGCCAGCCTCGGGCTTTGGCGGAGCATATTATCAAGTTCATTGATGGCTTTATGGCAAA ATGGCCCCATTGTTGGCTATTGGGCCC